A single region of the Streptomyces vilmorinianum genome encodes:
- the iolC gene encoding 5-dehydro-2-deoxygluconokinase, with product MESEPYDLITMGRLGVDLYPLQVGVPLARVETFGKFLGGSPANVAVAAARLGRRTALVSRTGADSFGEYLHEELREFGVDDRWVTEVGAYPTPVTFCEIFPPDDFPIHFYRQPKAPDLEIHPHELDLGAIGAARAFWVTGTGLSAEPSRAATLAALGARSGGLTVLDLDWRPVLWPDPAEAGPLYREALRHVTVAVGNLEECEVATGEREPYAAARALLDAGVRLAVVKQGPKGVLAMTADGESAEVEPLPVEVVNGLGAGDAFGGALAHGLLAGWDLDRTIRWANAAGALVAGRLACSPAMPYADEIEQALAAGTGTIPERTP from the coding sequence ATGGAGTCGGAGCCGTACGACCTGATCACGATGGGGCGCCTCGGCGTGGACCTCTATCCGCTCCAGGTGGGGGTACCGCTCGCCCGGGTGGAGACCTTCGGGAAGTTCCTGGGCGGCTCGCCCGCGAACGTGGCCGTGGCGGCGGCGCGGCTCGGCCGGCGTACGGCGCTCGTGAGCCGGACCGGGGCGGACTCCTTCGGGGAGTACCTGCACGAGGAGCTCAGGGAGTTCGGGGTCGACGACCGGTGGGTGACGGAGGTCGGGGCGTATCCGACGCCGGTCACCTTCTGCGAGATCTTTCCGCCCGACGACTTCCCGATCCACTTCTACCGGCAGCCCAAGGCGCCGGACCTGGAGATCCATCCGCACGAACTGGACCTGGGGGCGATCGGCGCGGCGCGGGCGTTCTGGGTCACGGGGACGGGCCTGAGCGCCGAGCCGAGCCGCGCGGCGACGCTGGCGGCGCTCGGGGCGAGGAGCGGTGGGCTCACCGTCCTCGACCTGGACTGGCGGCCGGTGCTCTGGCCCGATCCGGCCGAGGCGGGCCCGCTCTACCGGGAGGCCCTGCGCCATGTGACCGTCGCGGTCGGGAACCTGGAGGAGTGCGAGGTGGCGACGGGGGAGCGCGAACCGTACGCGGCGGCCCGCGCGCTCCTGGACGCCGGGGTCCGGCTCGCGGTCGTCAAGCAGGGCCCCAAGGGGGTCCTCGCGATGACGGCGGACGGGGAGAGCGCGGAGGTCGAGCCGCTGCCGGTCGAGGTGGTCAACGGCCTCGGCGCGGGCGACGCGTTCGGCGGGGCGCTCGCGCACGGCCTGCTCGCCGGCTGGGACCTGGACCGTACGATCCGCTGGGCCAACGCGGCGGGCGCCCTCGTCGCCGGCCGCCTCGCCTGCTCCCCGGCGATGCCGTACGCCGACGAGATCGAGCAGGCCCTCGCGGCCGGCACCGGCACGATCCCGGAGCGCACCCCATGA
- a CDS encoding Cgl0159 family (beta/alpha)8-fold protein, whose product MAVTPPSPLAAVDVERLVTLRAHHPEAVAEAAARRRTRPLFQERDRLLIVAADHPARGALAVGERPYAMADRADLLGRLRLALSRPGVDGVLASADILDDLLLLGALEDRLAVGSMNRGGLAGAAFELDDRFTGHRPQDLARLGFDAGKLLLRIDRDDPGSLSTLHSAARAVDEMAGLRLPVFIEPFLCRRDHEGRLHNDLSAEAVTTSLAVASGLGGTSAYTWLKVPVTEHPDDMARVMETTTLPAVVLGGDPGPGPDAQESAYEKWRGALRLPTVRGLVVGRSLLYPPDGDVAGAVDTAASLL is encoded by the coding sequence GTGGCCGTCACGCCTCCGTCGCCCCTCGCGGCCGTCGACGTCGAGCGGCTCGTCACGCTGCGGGCGCATCATCCCGAGGCCGTCGCCGAGGCCGCGGCCCGGCGGCGGACGCGGCCGTTGTTCCAGGAGCGGGACCGGCTGCTGATCGTCGCCGCCGACCATCCCGCCCGTGGCGCGCTGGCCGTCGGCGAGCGCCCGTACGCCATGGCCGACCGCGCCGACCTGCTCGGCCGGCTCCGCCTCGCCCTGTCCCGGCCCGGCGTCGACGGCGTCCTCGCCTCCGCCGACATCCTCGACGACCTGCTGCTCCTCGGCGCCCTGGAGGACCGGCTCGCCGTCGGCTCCATGAACCGCGGCGGCCTCGCCGGAGCCGCGTTCGAGCTCGACGACCGCTTCACCGGCCACCGTCCCCAGGACCTCGCCCGGCTCGGCTTCGACGCCGGCAAGCTCCTCCTGCGGATCGATCGCGACGACCCCGGTTCCCTCTCCACCCTCCACTCCGCCGCCCGCGCCGTCGACGAGATGGCCGGCCTGCGGCTGCCCGTCTTCATCGAGCCCTTCCTCTGCCGCCGCGACCACGAGGGGCGGCTCCACAACGACCTCTCCGCCGAGGCCGTCACCACCTCCCTCGCCGTCGCCTCCGGCCTCGGCGGCACCTCCGCCTACACCTGGCTCAAGGTCCCGGTCACCGAACACCCCGACGACATGGCCCGCGTCATGGAGACCACCACCCTCCCCGCCGTCGTGCTCGGCGGAGACCCCGGCCCCGGCCCCGACGCCCAGGAGAGCGCGTACGAGAAGTGGCGCGGCGCGCTGCGCCTGCCCACCGTCCGCGGCCTGGTCGTCGGCCGCTCGCTGCTCTACCCGCCGGACGGGGATGTGGCCGGAGCCGTCGATACGGCGGCGAGTCTGCTGTGA